A stretch of the Psychroserpens sp. Hel_I_66 genome encodes the following:
- a CDS encoding ABC transporter ATP-binding protein has protein sequence MIETTNLSKSYGNKTVLKIDNLSIPKGQSFGLVGNNGAGKTTYFSLLLDLIKPTTGSITSNNILVNESEDWKPFTSAFIDESFLIGYLTPEEYFYFIGDLRGQNKADVDALIAQFEDFFHGEILGQKKYLRDLSKGNQKKAGIVAALIGNPEVIILDEPFANLDPTTQIRLKGIIKNLAETQGVTVLVSSHDLMHVTDVCERIVVLEKGEVVKDLATNEATLKELEAHFSGTEMV, from the coding sequence ATGATAGAAACCACAAACCTTTCAAAATCCTACGGAAATAAAACCGTACTTAAAATAGATAATTTAAGCATTCCAAAAGGTCAAAGCTTTGGTCTTGTTGGAAATAATGGAGCAGGTAAAACAACGTACTTTAGTCTGCTTCTTGATCTCATAAAACCAACTACTGGTTCAATTACAAGCAATAATATTTTGGTTAATGAAAGTGAAGACTGGAAACCGTTCACCTCTGCTTTTATTGATGAAAGTTTTTTAATAGGTTATTTAACACCAGAAGAATATTTTTATTTCATAGGAGATCTTCGAGGTCAAAATAAGGCAGATGTAGATGCGTTGATTGCTCAGTTTGAAGATTTTTTCCATGGAGAAATTCTAGGTCAAAAAAAATACCTCAGGGATTTAAGTAAAGGAAACCAGAAAAAAGCAGGAATCGTAGCAGCTCTTATTGGCAACCCAGAAGTCATTATTCTTGATGAACCCTTTGCAAATTTAGATCCTACAACTCAAATTAGGTTAAAAGGAATTATTAAAAATCTCGCAGAAACACAAGGTGTCACGGTTTTGGTTTCAAGTCATGATTTAATGCACGTCACAGATGTTTGCGAACGTATAGTTGTTTTAGAAAAAGGAGAAGTTGTAAAAGATTTGGCAACTAATGAGGCAACTTTAAAAGAGCTAGAGGCACATTTTTCGGGAACAGAAATGGTTTAA
- a CDS encoding tetratricopeptide repeat protein, which produces MIITSCSRKKDTFVNRNFHALGTKYNILYNGNIALENGRETVDNAATDNYWQLLPIERMQVSDDFILPGQSKNQDFERAEEKAIKAVQKHGMNIKGKEYNPQIDEAYLLLGQARYFDQRFVPALEAFNYILYKYPASDKINTAKVWREKANIRLENNELAIKNLKRLLEQEELEDQDLADATSILAQAYINTKSKDSALAQLSIAADFTNKNKEKARFNYIIGQLYDDFGKKDSANLAYDKVIDMHRKIPRPYYINAHLAKSNNFDMENGNQIEFLEYLTDLEEDRENRPFLDKIYYRIAEFHRANERDSMAIAYYNKSLRTNLGDKELKSRDYSTLGDMSFDVAEYKVAGAYYDSTMTNMKLNSKPYRVVKRKRENLEDVIYYEDIAQQNDSIIRLVNFSEEERLTYFTTYTEELKLLAEAEKEKKEAEERRNAASSGLKTGNLNNNSKVDGNAVLKSVRANPGVATNSGKESEFYFYNPTTVSYGKSEFVKIWGNRELKDNWRLSNTAGRGQNNLEVIDIAANATEDERFDPQFYISQIPIEQKEIDSLAKDRNYAYYQLGVIYKEKFSEFELAKVRLETLLQNDPEERLILPSKYNLYKIYMELGLENKANVMKNDIINAYPESRYAQILLNPKSEFAKDENSPESLYNNLFKQFGDQEYAEVVAKADEYITQFEGDPMVPKFEILKASANGRLNGFEAYKKGVNYIALTYPNSEEGKKAKEILENAIPILAKKEFVSDDTGKRFNVLYPFTNAEKGEIDDFVKKLDTALEKINYFDLSTSVDFYDENTTFVVVHGLKSIQGAAGFAEILKENKDKIDRSYYSISSPNYEIVQRHKNLNEYLESQ; this is translated from the coding sequence ATGATCATTACAAGCTGTTCTCGTAAAAAAGACACCTTTGTAAACCGTAATTTTCATGCTTTAGGCACAAAATATAATATTCTCTATAACGGTAATATTGCCTTAGAAAACGGAAGAGAAACAGTAGATAACGCTGCAACAGATAACTATTGGCAACTGTTGCCTATAGAGCGTATGCAGGTTTCAGACGATTTTATATTACCAGGTCAATCCAAAAACCAAGACTTTGAACGTGCTGAGGAAAAAGCAATTAAAGCAGTTCAAAAACATGGGATGAACATTAAGGGTAAAGAGTACAATCCCCAAATTGATGAAGCTTATTTGTTGTTGGGTCAAGCACGTTATTTCGATCAACGTTTTGTGCCAGCTTTAGAGGCTTTCAACTATATTTTGTACAAATATCCAGCAAGTGATAAAATAAATACAGCAAAAGTTTGGAGAGAGAAAGCAAACATTAGATTAGAGAATAATGAGCTTGCTATTAAGAACCTCAAACGCCTTTTAGAACAAGAAGAGTTAGAAGACCAGGATTTGGCAGATGCAACCTCTATTTTAGCTCAAGCCTATATTAATACTAAGTCAAAAGACAGCGCACTTGCCCAACTTTCAATTGCTGCAGACTTCACAAATAAGAATAAGGAAAAAGCACGTTTTAATTATATCATTGGACAATTGTATGATGACTTCGGAAAAAAAGACAGCGCAAACCTGGCTTACGATAAGGTCATTGATATGCACCGTAAGATCCCGAGACCATACTACATCAATGCACACTTAGCCAAATCAAATAACTTTGATATGGAAAACGGAAACCAGATCGAGTTCTTAGAATACTTAACAGATTTGGAAGAAGATCGAGAAAATCGTCCGTTTTTAGATAAGATTTATTACCGCATTGCAGAGTTTCATAGAGCGAATGAACGAGATTCTATGGCAATAGCCTATTACAACAAATCATTACGCACCAATTTAGGAGATAAAGAATTAAAATCACGGGATTATTCCACTCTTGGGGACATGAGCTTTGACGTTGCAGAATATAAAGTAGCAGGTGCTTATTACGATAGTACAATGACGAACATGAAGCTTAACTCTAAGCCCTATCGCGTTGTTAAGCGTAAAAGGGAAAATCTTGAGGATGTCATTTATTACGAAGATATTGCTCAACAAAATGACAGTATTATAAGATTGGTAAATTTTTCCGAAGAAGAAAGGCTTACTTATTTTACAACCTATACCGAGGAATTAAAACTGTTGGCAGAAGCCGAAAAAGAAAAGAAAGAAGCCGAAGAGCGTCGTAATGCAGCAAGTTCTGGATTAAAAACCGGGAACCTCAATAATAACAGTAAAGTAGATGGTAACGCAGTTTTAAAATCTGTAAGAGCAAATCCAGGAGTGGCCACCAATAGCGGTAAAGAAAGTGAATTTTACTTTTATAACCCTACAACAGTTTCCTACGGAAAAAGTGAATTCGTAAAAATTTGGGGAAATAGAGAATTAAAAGATAATTGGAGATTATCCAATACTGCTGGAAGAGGTCAAAACAATTTAGAGGTAATCGATATCGCTGCAAATGCAACAGAAGATGAGCGCTTTGATCCTCAGTTTTATATTTCGCAAATCCCAATAGAGCAAAAGGAAATTGATAGTTTGGCAAAAGACAGAAATTATGCCTATTATCAACTTGGTGTTATCTACAAAGAAAAATTTAGCGAATTTGAATTAGCTAAAGTTAGGCTAGAGACATTATTACAGAACGATCCAGAAGAGCGTTTGATATTGCCCTCTAAATACAATCTCTATAAAATCTATATGGAATTAGGCTTGGAGAATAAAGCCAATGTCATGAAGAATGATATCATAAATGCATATCCAGAGTCTAGATATGCGCAAATACTGCTCAATCCAAAATCAGAATTCGCAAAAGACGAAAACAGTCCAGAAAGTTTATACAACAACTTATTTAAGCAATTTGGCGATCAGGAATATGCTGAGGTAGTAGCTAAAGCAGATGAATATATTACACAGTTTGAAGGCGATCCAATGGTTCCTAAGTTTGAAATCTTAAAAGCTTCTGCCAACGGAAGGTTAAATGGATTTGAAGCCTATAAAAAAGGTGTAAACTATATTGCGTTGACGTATCCAAATTCCGAAGAAGGAAAAAAAGCGAAAGAAATTTTAGAGAACGCAATCCCGATTCTTGCTAAAAAAGAATTTGTAAGCGACGATACAGGAAAACGTTTTAATGTATTATATCCCTTTACCAATGCTGAAAAAGGCGAGATAGATGATTTTGTGAAAAAACTGGACACCGCACTTGAGAAAATCAACTATTTTGATTTGTCAACATCGGTTGATTTCTATGATGAAAATACGACATTTGTTGTAGTTCATGGGCTTAAAAGTATTCAAGGAGCAGCTGGTTTTGCTGAAATCTTAAAAGAAAATAAAGATAAGATAGATAGAAGTTATTATTCAATTTCATCTCCTAATTATGAAATTGTACAACGACATAAAAATTTAAACGAATACCTAGAATCTCAATAA
- a CDS encoding polymer-forming cytoskeletal protein — MFSDKKTGRMASDSISQQNTIAKGTVITGDVISEGDFRIEGSIQGNIKTPGKVIIGKTGVINGTLKSANADIEGKFMGKLFLSDTLSLKSSAYVEGEVIVGKLAVEPGATFNATCSMKGALKESINGTPEQQKVLQNQQAK, encoded by the coding sequence ATGTTTTCAGACAAAAAAACAGGACGTATGGCTTCAGACTCAATTTCACAACAAAATACGATTGCAAAAGGAACAGTAATAACAGGAGATGTTATTAGTGAGGGCGATTTTAGAATCGAAGGCTCAATTCAAGGCAATATTAAAACACCAGGCAAGGTAATCATTGGTAAAACAGGAGTTATAAACGGAACTTTAAAAAGCGCTAATGCAGATATTGAAGGTAAGTTTATGGGTAAGCTGTTTTTGTCAGACACCTTATCACTTAAATCTTCAGCATATGTTGAGGGAGAGGTTATTGTTGGTAAGTTAGCTGTAGAACCAGGAGCAACATTTAATGCCACATGCTCGATGAAGGGTGCCTTAAAAGAGTCAATTAATGGAACACCAGAGCAACAAAAAGTACTCCAAAATCAGCAAGCCAAATAA
- a CDS encoding AtpZ/AtpI family protein: MEHQSNKKYSKISKPNKFIRFTSVAFQMGATIWLGNLFGKWLDTKFDNDIWENIVTLLSVFIAMYMVIAQVIKVSKEDD, from the coding sequence ATGGAACACCAGAGCAACAAAAAGTACTCCAAAATCAGCAAGCCAAATAAATTTATCAGGTTTACATCAGTTGCGTTTCAAATGGGAGCCACGATCTGGTTGGGCAATCTCTTCGGAAAATGGCTAGACACAAAATTTGATAACGATATTTGGGAAAATATAGTGACGTTACTTTCTGTATTTATTGCAATGTATATGGTTATAGCCCAGGTTATAAAAGTTTCGAAAGAAGATGATTAA
- a CDS encoding DUF6168 family protein produces MIKSLLLYILAFTLLFVTVHLTQKGILGQNISSIRFSLWNTNLFFAISSLLICIHFLLFSSIKKLRPQLGFIYLPTLFIKGILFFALFKSSIFKLESLSILERVNLLVPLLLFLILEVYFIVRILGEKKP; encoded by the coding sequence ATGATTAAATCCTTACTTTTATATATTCTAGCTTTTACTTTGTTATTTGTAACTGTGCATTTAACTCAAAAGGGAATTTTGGGTCAAAATATTTCTTCTATTCGATTTAGTCTTTGGAACACAAATTTATTCTTTGCGATTTCTTCTTTACTAATTTGCATCCATTTTTTGTTATTCTCATCAATTAAAAAGTTGAGGCCACAGCTTGGTTTTATCTATTTGCCAACACTATTTATAAAAGGAATATTGTTTTTTGCCCTTTTCAAATCTTCAATTTTTAAATTAGAATCTTTATCTATACTAGAGCGCGTAAACCTTCTTGTCCCGCTGCTTCTCTTTTTGATTTTAGAGGTCTATTTTATTGTACGAATTTTAGGAGAAAAGAAGCCTTAA
- the atpB gene encoding F0F1 ATP synthase subunit A has product MKIFQQSFKFLAIVSLLFFSTVSFANNSSEGDGQVDTKSEVDAYILHHIQDSHDFTLFSYTSDAGERKHVGFPLPVILWTSNGLTTFMSSAFHHNDDGSVIVEKNGLKFAKIHSKIYELDAGASEVKFDEDNHAANGHKVLDFSITKSVLGVLLIGLLMLFWFSRLAKQYKKKQIPTGFARVLEPLVIYVRDEIARPNIGDKHYRKFTGYLLTVFFFIWLLNLLGLTPFGFNVTGQLAVTACLAIFTLIIYTVSGNRDYWQHILWMPGVPILIRPVLAVIELAGAFVIKPFSLLVRLFANISAGHIVVMSLIAIMFTLKDSLGVVGATGLSLVLSFFITLIEVLVAFLQAYIFTMLSALFIGMAVAEHDHDHAHDDHGHEVPDAEDVRGDFI; this is encoded by the coding sequence ATGAAGATATTTCAACAAAGTTTTAAATTTTTAGCGATTGTAAGTCTGCTGTTTTTCTCAACAGTTTCATTTGCAAATAATTCTTCTGAAGGAGATGGTCAAGTAGATACTAAGAGCGAAGTTGATGCTTATATTTTACACCACATTCAGGATTCTCACGATTTTACATTGTTTTCTTACACAAGCGATGCTGGAGAACGTAAGCACGTCGGTTTTCCGCTTCCGGTAATTTTATGGACTAGCAATGGTTTAACTACTTTTATGTCTTCTGCATTTCACCATAATGATGACGGAAGTGTAATCGTCGAAAAAAACGGACTCAAATTCGCAAAAATACACTCTAAGATTTATGAATTAGACGCTGGCGCTTCCGAAGTGAAATTTGACGAAGACAACCATGCTGCTAATGGTCATAAGGTTTTAGATTTTTCGATAACGAAAAGTGTGCTTGGAGTTCTTTTAATAGGCTTGTTAATGTTGTTCTGGTTTTCTAGATTAGCTAAACAATACAAGAAAAAACAAATACCAACAGGTTTTGCTCGTGTTTTAGAGCCTCTTGTGATATATGTGCGAGATGAAATTGCTAGACCAAATATTGGAGATAAACATTATAGAAAGTTTACAGGGTACTTATTAACGGTTTTCTTTTTTATATGGCTATTAAACCTTTTGGGACTAACACCATTTGGGTTTAATGTTACAGGTCAATTAGCGGTAACAGCGTGTTTGGCTATTTTTACATTAATAATATATACTGTAAGTGGTAATAGAGATTATTGGCAGCATATTTTATGGATGCCTGGAGTTCCAATTTTAATTAGACCAGTATTGGCAGTTATTGAATTAGCGGGAGCGTTTGTAATAAAACCATTCTCTTTATTAGTTCGTTTATTTGCCAATATTTCAGCAGGACACATTGTGGTTATGAGTTTAATTGCAATAATGTTTACGCTTAAAGATTCACTTGGTGTTGTTGGTGCAACGGGATTATCATTAGTATTGTCATTTTTTATAACATTGATAGAAGTTTTGGTAGCTTTTTTACAAGCCTATATCTTTACAATGCTTTCAGCACTGTTTATTGGTATGGCTGTAGCAGAGCACGACCACGACCATGCACATGATGATCATGGTCACGAAGTTCCTGACGCAGAAGATGTAAGAGGGGATTTCATTTAA
- the atpE gene encoding ATP synthase F0 subunit C encodes MYNLIGAGLIVIGAGIGLGQIGGKAMEGIARQPEATGKIQTAMIIIAALLEGLAFGALFLGK; translated from the coding sequence ATGTACAATTTAATTGGAGCAGGATTAATCGTAATCGGAGCAGGTATTGGACTTGGACAGATTGGTGGAAAAGCAATGGAAGGTATTGCACGTCAACCAGAAGCAACAGGAAAAATCCAGACAGCGATGATTATCATTGCAGCACTTTTAGAAGGTTTGGCATTTGGAGCTTTATTCTTAGGAAAATAA
- a CDS encoding F0F1 ATP synthase subunit B has product MDKLLNDFSPGLFVVQTILLLLLIFLMVKFAWKPILSSLNEREEGIQGALDAAENAKREMENLQADNQKLLQEARLEREAMLKEAREMKAQMITDAETQAQAQANKMIEQAQVAINAEKKSAMAELKSQVASLSLEIAEKVVREELSNKGKQLELVESMLDDAKLN; this is encoded by the coding sequence ATGGATAAATTATTAAATGACTTTTCACCGGGATTATTCGTAGTGCAAACAATACTATTGTTGCTACTTATTTTTTTAATGGTAAAGTTTGCGTGGAAACCAATTCTTAGCTCACTTAACGAGAGAGAAGAAGGAATTCAAGGTGCATTAGATGCTGCAGAAAACGCAAAGCGTGAAATGGAAAACCTTCAAGCAGATAACCAAAAGTTATTGCAAGAAGCAAGATTAGAAAGAGAAGCAATGCTAAAGGAAGCAAGAGAAATGAAAGCACAAATGATTACAGATGCTGAAACTCAAGCTCAGGCTCAAGCAAACAAAATGATTGAGCAAGCTCAAGTTGCTATCAACGCTGAGAAAAAATCTGCAATGGCAGAACTTAAATCTCAAGTAGCAAGTTTATCTTTAGAGATTGCAGAAAAAGTTGTTAGAGAAGAATTATCTAATAAAGGCAAACAATTAGAATTGGTAGAGTCTATGTTAGATGATGCAAAATTAAATTAA
- the atpH gene encoding ATP synthase F1 subunit delta has translation MAGTRAAIRYAKAVLDLAKTQDTAQAVNEDMVVIAKAIDESQDLSNMLQSAVIKSVDKKAALLKVFPDANPMFSGLLDVLVSNKRVSILGNIATIYTELYEKSQNVVTANVTTAVPLTEDLKTKVLAKVKELTNAKNIEVKNIVDETIIGGFILRVGDIQYNASISNQLNKLKKEFTLN, from the coding sequence ATGGCAGGAACAAGAGCAGCCATTCGTTATGCGAAAGCAGTTTTAGATTTAGCTAAGACTCAGGATACTGCACAAGCGGTTAATGAGGATATGGTAGTTATTGCCAAGGCTATTGATGAAAGTCAGGATTTAAGTAACATGCTTCAAAGTGCAGTTATTAAATCTGTAGATAAAAAGGCAGCATTACTTAAAGTGTTTCCTGATGCTAATCCTATGTTTTCTGGTTTATTAGATGTTTTGGTATCTAATAAGCGTGTTAGTATTTTAGGAAATATTGCAACAATCTATACTGAGTTATATGAAAAGTCACAAAATGTAGTTACTGCAAACGTGACCACTGCAGTGCCTTTAACTGAGGATTTAAAGACTAAGGTTTTAGCTAAAGTTAAAGAATTGACCAATGCTAAAAATATAGAAGTTAAAAATATCGTAGATGAAACAATTATTGGAGGTTTCATTTTACGTGTTGGTGATATACAGTACAATGCTAGTATCTCTAACCAATTGAATAAGTTAAAAAAAGAATTTACATTAAATTAA
- the atpA gene encoding F0F1 ATP synthase subunit alpha — MAEVKPAEISAILKQQLAGFEASASLDEVGTVLTVGDGIVRAYGLANAQYGELVEFDGGLEGIVLNLEEDNVGIVLLGTSVGVREGSTVKRTERIASVNVGEGIVGRVVDTLGNPIDGKGPIAGETYEMPLERKAPGVIYREPVTEPLQTGIKAIDAMIPVGRGQRELVIGDRQTGKTAVCIDAIINQKEFYDAGNPVYCIYVAVGQKASTVALIAKTLEEKGALAYTTIVAANASDPAAMQVYAPFTGASIGEYFRDTGRPALIVFDDLSKQAVAYREVSLLLRRPPGREAYPGDVFYLHSRLLERSAKIINDDSIAKEMNDLPDSLKPIVKGGGSLTALPIIETQAGDVSAYIPTNVISITDGQIFLDGDLFNSGVRPAINVGISVSRVGGNAQIKSMKKVSGTLKLDQAQYRELEAFAKFGSDLDAVTLNVIEKGKRNVEILKQGQNDPFKVEDQVAIIYAGSKNLLRDVPVNKVKEFERDYLEFLNAKHRDVLDTLKAGKLTDEVTDTLITVAKDLSAKYKG; from the coding sequence ATGGCAGAAGTAAAACCAGCTGAAATATCAGCAATCTTAAAACAACAACTAGCAGGTTTTGAAGCAAGTGCTTCATTAGACGAAGTTGGAACAGTATTAACAGTAGGTGATGGTATTGTACGTGCTTACGGATTAGCTAACGCTCAATATGGTGAGTTAGTTGAATTTGATGGCGGATTGGAAGGTATCGTACTTAACCTTGAGGAAGACAATGTAGGTATTGTATTACTTGGTACTTCGGTTGGAGTTAGAGAAGGATCTACGGTAAAACGTACGGAACGTATCGCTTCTGTTAATGTAGGTGAAGGTATTGTTGGACGTGTGGTTGACACATTAGGTAATCCAATTGATGGTAAAGGACCTATCGCTGGAGAAACTTATGAGATGCCTTTAGAGCGTAAAGCTCCAGGTGTTATCTATAGAGAACCTGTTACAGAACCATTACAAACAGGTATTAAAGCAATTGATGCTATGATTCCGGTTGGTAGAGGTCAGCGTGAGTTGGTAATTGGAGATAGACAAACTGGTAAAACAGCAGTTTGTATTGATGCTATTATAAATCAGAAAGAATTTTACGATGCAGGTAATCCTGTATATTGTATATATGTTGCTGTAGGCCAAAAGGCTTCAACAGTGGCACTTATTGCTAAAACACTAGAAGAAAAAGGAGCGTTAGCTTACACAACAATAGTTGCTGCAAACGCATCAGATCCTGCAGCGATGCAAGTTTATGCGCCATTTACGGGAGCATCTATTGGAGAATATTTTAGAGATACTGGTCGTCCAGCTTTAATTGTATTTGATGATTTATCAAAACAAGCAGTTGCATACCGTGAGGTATCTTTATTATTACGTCGTCCTCCAGGACGTGAGGCATATCCTGGTGATGTATTTTACTTACACTCAAGATTATTAGAGCGTTCTGCAAAAATTATAAATGATGATTCAATTGCAAAAGAGATGAATGATTTACCAGATTCTCTTAAGCCAATTGTAAAAGGTGGTGGTTCTTTAACCGCTTTACCAATTATTGAAACTCAAGCAGGTGACGTTTCAGCATATATTCCAACAAACGTAATTTCTATTACAGATGGACAAATCTTCTTAGATGGAGATTTATTTAACTCTGGTGTGCGTCCAGCAATTAACGTAGGTATTTCGGTATCTCGTGTTGGTGGTAACGCACAGATTAAGTCAATGAAAAAAGTATCTGGTACATTAAAACTAGATCAAGCACAGTATCGTGAATTAGAAGCGTTTGCTAAGTTTGGTTCAGATTTAGATGCGGTTACCTTAAATGTAATTGAAAAAGGAAAACGTAACGTTGAGATTTTAAAGCAAGGTCAAAATGATCCTTTTAAAGTGGAAGATCAAGTGGCAATTATTTATGCAGGATCTAAAAACTTATTGAGAGATGTACCTGTAAATAAAGTAAAAGAATTTGAAAGAGATTACCTAGAATTCTTAAACGCTAAGCACAGAGATGTATTAGATACCTTAAAAGCAGGAAAACTAACAGACGAGGTTACAGATACACTTATAACTGTAGCTAAAGATTTATCTGCTAAGTATAAAGGATAA
- the atpG gene encoding ATP synthase F1 subunit gamma — protein sequence MANLKEIRNRISSVSSTMQITSAMKMVSAAKLKKAQDAITAMRPYSDKLTELLQNLSATLEGDSSSKFAEQREVKKVLLVAITSNRGLAGAFNSNIIKEVANRTKNTYANQEVSYLAIGKKANDAFKKTNKVIANKSQIFDDLTFDNVSEIAQMLMDQFIAGDFDKIEIIYNKFKNAATQIVMAEQFLPIVPMKGEANVNVDYIFEPSKEEIVEQLIPKSLKTQLYKSIRDSFASEHGARMTAMHKATDNATELRDQLKLTYNKARQASITNEILEIVGGAEALNN from the coding sequence ATGGCAAATTTAAAAGAAATACGTAACAGAATATCTTCAGTATCTTCAACGATGCAGATTACCAGTGCCATGAAAATGGTATCTGCTGCAAAATTAAAGAAAGCTCAAGATGCAATTACTGCAATGCGTCCTTATTCTGATAAGTTAACAGAGCTTTTACAAAATTTAAGCGCAACTTTAGAAGGAGATTCAAGTAGTAAATTTGCTGAGCAACGTGAAGTTAAAAAAGTATTATTAGTAGCGATTACTTCAAATAGAGGTCTTGCAGGAGCTTTTAACTCTAATATCATCAAGGAGGTTGCAAATCGTACAAAAAATACTTACGCCAACCAAGAAGTATCTTATCTGGCAATAGGTAAGAAAGCTAATGATGCATTTAAAAAAACAAATAAAGTTATAGCCAATAAAAGTCAGATTTTTGATGATTTAACTTTTGATAACGTTTCTGAAATTGCTCAGATGTTGATGGATCAGTTCATAGCAGGTGATTTTGATAAAATTGAGATTATCTATAATAAATTTAAAAATGCTGCAACCCAAATCGTTATGGCAGAACAGTTTTTACCAATTGTTCCTATGAAAGGTGAAGCTAATGTAAATGTTGATTACATTTTTGAGCCATCAAAAGAAGAAATAGTTGAGCAATTAATTCCGAAGTCATTAAAAACGCAGTTGTATAAATCCATCAGAGATAGTTTTGCTTCAGAACATGGTGCGCGTATGACTGCCATGCACAAAGCAACAGATAACGCAACAGAATTGAGAGATCAATTGAAATTAACATATAACAAAGCGCGTCAAGCTTCTATTACAAATGAAATCTTAGAGATTGTTGGTGGAGCCGAAGCATTGAATAATTAA
- a CDS encoding oligosaccharide flippase family protein yields the protein MSALKSLFKQTFIYGLATVLPRMLSFLLVPLYTTDGVLSSVAEYGKVSVIFSYFVLFNVILAYGMETAFFRFFNKEDDKDKVIGTSAISIIISSLGFFVLALIFQNQIAALIQIDVKYINLVIWILLLDALVIIPFAWLRATSQPMRYAIIKILNVAINLGLNLFFLLWLADLSYYGAFFNSICVDNFEISYIFIANLIASAVTLIFVLSFYTKIKYKFDSKLWKTMFRYASPVLIAGVAFSINETFDRILLDRLLPPDIAETEIGMYSACYKIALFMTLFATAYRLGIEPFFFSHAKTENPQKNYARILEFFVAFGSVILLTVVVFADLLKPYIVRSEAYWEAMWVVPIILLANFCLGIYHNLSVWYKITDRTKFGAYISIVGAIITLIINIFFIKAYSYKASAIATLVAYLIMMLLSYYFGRKYYPIPYNLKKIGLYFILSIGMSILSFYYFRENYMIGISMLIVFLGIVFFSEKKQLIQLLKR from the coding sequence TTGAGTGCACTGAAATCTCTTTTCAAACAAACATTTATTTATGGTTTAGCTACGGTTTTGCCTAGGATGTTGAGTTTCTTGTTAGTGCCTCTTTATACGACAGATGGTGTGCTATCATCTGTTGCAGAATATGGCAAAGTCTCTGTAATCTTTTCTTATTTTGTATTATTTAATGTGATTTTAGCTTACGGTATGGAAACCGCATTCTTTAGATTTTTCAACAAGGAAGACGATAAAGATAAAGTCATTGGTACTTCTGCAATTTCGATAATCATATCTTCTTTAGGCTTTTTTGTTCTTGCTTTAATATTTCAGAATCAAATAGCAGCCTTAATTCAAATTGATGTAAAATATATCAATCTAGTGATTTGGATTTTACTTCTAGATGCACTAGTCATTATCCCATTTGCTTGGCTTAGGGCAACATCACAACCCATGCGGTATGCAATTATTAAAATTCTTAATGTTGCGATTAACCTAGGCCTTAACTTGTTTTTCTTATTATGGTTGGCAGATCTATCCTATTATGGCGCTTTCTTTAATAGTATTTGCGTAGATAATTTTGAAATCAGTTATATCTTCATTGCTAACCTCATTGCAAGTGCTGTAACATTAATTTTCGTGCTTTCGTTTTATACCAAAATCAAGTATAAATTCGATTCCAAATTATGGAAGACCATGTTTCGTTATGCGTCTCCTGTCTTAATTGCGGGAGTTGCTTTCTCCATAAATGAGACATTCGATCGCATACTATTAGATAGATTACTACCACCAGATATTGCCGAAACTGAAATCGGGATGTATTCAGCTTGCTACAAAATAGCATTGTTTATGACGTTATTTGCTACAGCGTATAGGTTGGGAATAGAACCCTTTTTCTTTAGTCACGCAAAAACAGAAAATCCCCAAAAAAATTATGCTAGAATATTAGAGTTTTTTGTTGCGTTTGGTTCTGTAATATTATTAACTGTAGTCGTTTTTGCAGATCTTTTAAAACCTTATATTGTTAGAAGTGAAGCCTATTGGGAAGCCATGTGGGTAGTGCCAATTATTTTGTTAGCTAACTTCTGTTTGGGAATTTACCACAATCTATCAGTCTGGTATAAAATTACAGACAGGACAAAATTTGGCGCTTATATTTCTATCGTTGGGGCAATAATCACTTTAATAATCAACATTTTTTTTATTAAAGCCTATAGTTATAAAGCGTCTGCAATTGCCACATTAGTTGCTTATTTAATTATGATGTTGCTTTCTTATTACTTCGGAAGAAAATATTACCCAATCCCATATAATCTCAAGAAAATAGGTTTGTATTTTATACTCTCAATTGGAATGTCCATTCTTTCTTTCTACTATTTTAGAGAAAATTATATGATAGGAATTTCAATGTTAATCGTATTTTTGGGTATCGTGTTCTTTTCAGAAAAAAAACAACTAATACAACTATTAAAAAGATAA